One region of Etheostoma cragini isolate CJK2018 chromosome 16, CSU_Ecrag_1.0, whole genome shotgun sequence genomic DNA includes:
- the rab14l gene encoding RAB14, member RAS oncogene family, like: protein MTTAPYNYSYIFKYIIIGDMGVGKSCLLHQFTEKKFMADCPHTIGVEFGTRIIEVSGQKIKLQIWDTAGQERFRAVTRSYYRGAAGALMVYDITRRSTYNHLSSWLTDARNLTNPNTVIILIGNKADLEAQRDVTYEEAKQFAEENGLLFLEASAKTGENVEDAFLEAAKKIYQNIQDGSLDLNAAESGVQHKPSAPQGGRLTSEPQPQREGCGC from the exons ATGACCACCGCACCGTACAACTACTCCTACATTTTCAAGTACATCATTATTG gGGACATGGGGGTAGGGAAGTCATGTTTGCTTCACCAGTtcacagaaaagaaat TCATGGCGGATTGCCCTCATACGATTGGTGTGGAGTTTGGTACAAGGATAATTGAGGTAAGCGGCCAGAAGATCAAGCTGCAGATTTGGGACACGGCGGGACAAGAGCGTTTCAGGGCCGTCACCCGCTCCTACTACCGCGGTGCTGCAGGGGCGCTCATGGTCTACGACATCACCAG GAGAAGCACGTACAACCACCTCAGCAGCTGGCTGACTGACGCCAGAAACCTCACCAACCCGAATACT GTGATCATTCTCATCGGAAACAAAGCCGACTTAGAGGCCCAGAGGGACGTCACATATGAAGAAGCCAAACAGTTTGCTGAGGAGAATG GTCTGTTGTTTCTGGAAGCCAGTGCAAAGAC AGGTGAAAATGTTGAGGACGCCTTCCTGGAAGCTGCTAAGAAGATCTATCAGAACATCCAAGATGGCAGCCTGGACCTGAACGCCGCTGAGTCGGGCGTCCAGCACAAGCCCTCGGCCCCTCAGGGCGGCCGGCTAACCAGCGAACCACAGCCCCAGAGGGAAGGCTGCGGATGCTAA